From Watersipora subatra chromosome 8, tzWatSuba1.1, whole genome shotgun sequence, a single genomic window includes:
- the LOC137402267 gene encoding mucin-2-like, with product MTRCKDYVQRTYKPYNPTSASTSATTSASTFATSKSAPTLPSTSVPTLPSTSVPTLPSTSVPTLPSTSAPTLPSTSAPTLPSTSVPTLPSTSVPTLPSTSTPTLSSTSVPTLPSTSVPTLPSTSAPTLPSTSAPTLPSTSVPTLPSTFAPTLSSTSAHTSSAPTLPFTSAPRSATTTTSSTTPTPTKAKRCANKAWHTQTHKCKQRKRPNKQRSRNTTPAEYINPNNSDSDAEEILSEKLDKNGRTLYLVKWKHYSSQSNTWEPSRNLKQTLALLNYKEHVQST from the exons ATGACAAGATGTA AAGACTATGTGCAAAGGACCTATAAACCGTATAACCCCACATCTGCTTCCACATCAGCTACTACATCAGCTTCCACATTTGCTACTTCTAAatctgctcccacattaccttctacatctgttcccacattaccttctacatctgttcccacattaccttctacatctgttcccacattGCCTTCcacatctgctcccacattaccttccacatctgctcccacattaccttctacatctgttcccacattaccttctacatctgttcccacattaccttccacATCTACTCCCACATTATcttctacatctgttcccacattaccttctacatctgttcccacattaccttccacatctgctcccacattaccttccacatctgctcccacattaccttctacatctgttcccacattaccttccacATTTGCTCCCACATTATCTTCTACATCTGCTCACACATCATCTGCTCCTACATTACCTTTTACTTCTGCTCCCAGatcagctactactactacttcctCAACCACACCAACACCTACAAAGGCT AAAAGGTGTGCTAACAAAGCAtggcacacacagacacacaaa TGTAAGCAGAGAAAAAGGCCGAATAAGCAGCGCTCTA GAAATACTACTCCAGCAGAGTATATCAACCCAAACAATTCTGACTCAGATGCAGAAGAGATATTGAGTGAAAAGTTG GACAAGAATGGTAGAACACTGTACCTGGTCAAGTGGAAACATTATTCATCACA aAGTAATACCTGGGAGCCCTCTAGAAATCTCAAACAAACTTTGGCACTGCTAAACTATAAG GAACATGTCCAGTCAACATAA